Genomic DNA from Oncorhynchus clarkii lewisi isolate Uvic-CL-2024 chromosome 28, UVic_Ocla_1.0, whole genome shotgun sequence:
TGATTAGATaacttaaatccatttcaattcaTTGTGTATTTTATTGAAATAAATAAAGCATATGTATGGTTTTAATTCTAGAGGTTAGTGTTTATTTCAAGGGGAATGAACAGCAAAAATGGACAAGCAAAACCTTACCAGGAGTTTTGGCGTAATACTAGACTTGGTCACTTCATGTTATACTGACACAATTTTACAAAATGTCCTATCATATCATTCATTGAGGAGCAcagagtgcatttggaaagtattcagaccccttttccacattttgttacgttacagccttattctaaaattgattacattaaGTTGTACTCATTAAtacaccataataacaaagcaaaacatttaaaaaaaattgtacccaaaaaatatgaaataccttatttacgttttacgtattcagactctttgctatgtgactcaaatggagctcaggtgcatcctgtttccattgatcatccttaatgtttttacaacttctacaattcaattgattggacatgatttggaaagagacacacctgtctataaggtcccacagttaatagtgcatgtcagagcaaaaaccaagccatgaggtggaaggaattgtctgtagagctctgagacaggattctggcggcacagatctgggggaagagtaccaaaaatgtctacagcattgaaggtccccaagaacacagtggcctccattcttaaattgAATACGTTTTGAACCTCCAAGGTCGCCCAGgcaaactgagcagtcgggggagAAAGACCTCAGGGAAGTGACCACGAACCCCAatcgtcactctgacagaggtcctctgtggagatgggagaaccttctagaaggacaaccatctctgcagcactccaccaatcagacctttatggtagagtggccagacaggagcccgcttggagtttgccaaaaggcacccggaccatgaggaacaagattctctggtctgatgaaaccaagattgaactctttggcctgaatgccaagcctcacgtctggaggaaacctggcatcgtccctacggtaaagcatggtggtggcagcattatgttgtggggatgtttttaagcggtagggactgggagattagtcagggttgagtgaaagatgaatggagcaaagaacTGAAAGATCCTTgacaaaaacctgctccagagcactcagaacctcagactggggtgaaggttcacattccttcaggataacgaccctaagcacacagacaagacaacgcaggagtggctagggacaagtctcaatgtccttgagtggcccagacagagcccggacttgaacccagtcGAACatcctctggagagacctgaaaatagctgtgcagcgacactccccgtccaacctgacagagcttgagagaatctgcagaaaccctccaaatacaggtgtgccaagcttgtagcgtcatacccaagaagactcaaggctgtaatcagtgccaaaggggcttcaacaaagtactgagtaaagggtctgaatacttatgtaaatgtgatatttcagttatacatttttaaaaacctgtttttaccttgtcattatgggatattgtgtgtagaatgatgattgggggggggggggactataaTCCATTTTAgcgtaaggctgtaacataacaatgtggaaaaagccaaggggtctgaatactttctgaatgcgttgtgtgtgtatatatacagagtTTGGTAAACTCCTTCCAACAGAGAATTGTGTAATGGACAATGTTCCCACAGCAAAAGTCTAGTTGAAATGCTAATTAGAATTTGGTGCCAACATGGTGAATAGTTGTCCAAACTCTGTATGGATCTATGGCTCTTCATATGAGGAAATACTTCATTAACATCCTttcaggaaggagagagacactgGGTTTCTTTTAAGAGACCTACGGGTACAGTACATTTTTAAATGGATAAAGTCATTAACTTTGGTTTATTCAAAAACCACTAACATATTCAGTCAAGGCAAGTAAAGTTTAAAAAGCACTTTGTCTTGTAGTGGTATGAGCTTAGGTGTAGTGCTAATGTTAAGGGATTTACTAGTAAAGCTATCCGCAGACACGTTTAAATATGTAATATGTTTAAAATATGTGCAACCGCATATGATAAATAAGAGCATGGATAAATAAAATCTAAGGACATTGCTGCCCTAGTCTATAAAGGTTGGAATGGGTCATCCTATTTCTTTGTCTTCACCATTAAACCCACATGGTCAGCCTTTAGGGAATACACACAAGAGCTGCAAAGTAGTAAAAAGGTAGAAAGTTTTGCATATTTAGGGAAGAGCTGTGGACAGAACACGCAAATGTTCTAGAACCTGAGAGGATAAACATCACTCCTGTTCCAACTGGAGGGAGGATTTGGAAGCAAGTGCAGGAGGGGAGTGGTTCCCATGGTGATCAGGCGACTAGGCGCTGCGCGGCCAGCTCCTCTCCTTCATCACGGTTCTCGTTGATCTCCACCAGCGTGTGTACCAAACGGGTCCATTCATCTGCCTTGGGCACACAGATTTGctgtggaaacacacacaggtgaaacAAATTGCAGGTATGACAGGTGATTTATTTCAGTGCAGCAATATAAGGGTTTTACTAGATGAATGAATGGGTCTCTCACCTCCCCTACGTCATACACCAACACCTGTCCGTCTGAGTCTCCTGTAGCGATCTCTCTCCCTGAGTGAGCCCACCGCACACGGTTCAGAGCAGGAgacccattcacacacacacttgcactggGCACCTAGGACACACAGTGTTTATGTTGAATTGTTCATTGCATGTCTGTTGTTTGTAccgtgtgtatgaatgtgtgtgggggaggagctataggaggacgggctcattgtaatgtctggaatggaaatTTTGGAACGGAGTCAGAGGTTTCCATATGTTTAATACCGTTCCATTACGGTGAGCCCGtcatatagctcctcccaccagcctcctctggtgtgtgtACCTCTGTGTCGTTGTTGAGGTTCCACAGGTCCAGGCGTCCAGATCCGTCTACACAGGCGAAGAGGGCGGGGTGTGTGGGAGACCACATGACATCATACACATAGTCACAGCTGTCCTCAAATGAATACAGAGGACGGgtactctacagagagagagagagggtactgTTAGAGAATGAGGTGGGGTTGatgtttctgcgtgtgtgtgtgtgcgttacctTGGTGGTCCACAGCTTGACGGTCCAGTCGAAGGAGGCGGAGATGAACAGATGGGAGAAATCCACAGGACCCCCAGCACTGTGACAGCTCAACCCAGTGACCGGACCATGATGTCCCTCAAATACATCACTGATACCTGCTTTACTGTAACACAGACCATGTGCACAAAGCAATCGTTACTCCACATCGTCAaataaaatcacacacacacacacacactcgcgtaCCTCtagaatctcacacacacacactcacgtacctcccgaatctcacacacacacactcacgtacctcccgaatcacacacacactcacgtacctcccgaatcacacacacacacacacactcacgtacctcccgaatcacacacacactcacgtacctcccgaatcacacacacacactcatgtacctcccgaatcacacacacacacacacacactcacgtacctcccgaatcacacacacacactcacgtacctcccgaatcacacacacacactcacgtacctcccgaatcacacacacacacacacactcacctcccgaatcacacacacactcacctcccgaatcacacacacacactcacgtacctcccgaatcacacacacacactcacgtacctcccgaatcacacacacacactcacgtacctcccgaatcacacacacactcacgtacctaccaaatcacacacacacactcacgtacctcccgaatcacacacacactcacgtacctaccaaatcacacacacacacacactcacgtacctcccgaatcacacacacactcacgtaccTCCCGTGGCGGCAGGCAGTGTAGACTGATCCATCTTCACTCCCGACCACAAAGTTGTTCACATCACCCAGCGGAAAAGCCATGGAGGTCACTGCTACTGCCTTAGACTGCTTAAACACCAGCTCCAGACTGTCctggaacgcacacacacacacagcattaagACTGACAAAACACTAGCTCTGCGATGTcctagaactcacacacacacacgctgcagtCGTACCTGTGGTTGAGACAGCATGTCCAGGCTCCAGGAGCACATCTTTCCATCAGTCGAGATGCTGATGAGGTTGTGAGCATTCTGGGTCCCCACCACGTTCACACAGTACACTGGGTGCTGAACATCACAGGACACAGACACAGTTCAGTCTCTATGGGCGGCAGGTAGagtagtggttaagagcgtttgGCGAGTAACTGGAAGGAtggtttgaatacctgagccttgagcaaggcacttaaccctagtggCTCCTGTTAAGAGCGTATGACAAATGTCAGTAGCTAACAGTAGCTTGTAAGCTAATATAATGTAAATAACTTCACAATTTGAAAGCTATTGAGCACTCTGCGTATGTTACCGTGTGAGCAGATGCAGAAAGAGGAGTTCTCTGTACAGGTGTTCTCTTGTTGCTCCTGTTGTCCCATAGGACGATCTGGCCTGAGTAAGTCCCACCCACGACCAGGTTAGGATGGAACCTGGCGAACGCTGCTGACATCACTGCAGACTGGAGGACAGGCAGAAGAAAAGGATTTTCGCAGagcagtgcgtgtgtgtggtggcaccttaattggggaggatgggtttgtggaatggtatcaaatacatcagacacaaggtttccaggtgtttgataccattccattcactccgttccagacattattatgagccgtcctcccctcagcagcctcccctggtgtgtgtgtatgctcgtTCATGCGTTTGTGTACCTGGCAGTGGAAGGTGTATTCAGGTGTTGCCTTCTTGAACTTCATGTTCCAGACCAAAGCCACTCCGTCAGGCTCATGAGGAGCATCCTCGTTGTTGTTGTAGGAGGCCACCAGCAGCTCAGGGTACTGAATCAAACAGGAGTCGAACACGAGATTAATATGAATCCGACAGTTACATatagtatatacactgagtgtaaaaaacattaggaacaccttccttttGCCCTCATAACAGCCTCGttggggaatggactctacaaggtgtcaaaagtgttccacagggatgctgacccatgttgactccaatgcttcccacagttgtttcaagttgtctggatgtcttttgtgtggtgaaccattcttgattcacacgggaaactgttcagcgtgaaaaacccagcagcgttgcagttccaaacacactcaaaccggtgaacctggcacctactacataccctgttcaaaggcacttcaaactgttgtcttgcccattcatcctctgaatggcaaacacacacaatccatgtctcaaggctctttaacctacaccccccccccccatcaccttCAACTACAccaattgaagtggatttaacaagtgacatcaataatggatcacatctttcacctggtcagtctatttcatggaaagagcaggttttgtacactcagtgtatatttacaATAATTACACACTGTCTTACCTGAGGAGACCAGTCCAGACAGGTGACCACCCTGTTCTTGGACCAACGTTCGTCAGAGAACGCCCTGTTCAGAGACATCTTAGCCCCCGCCTGCATCTCACTGGAAAAGAAGAacgagaaggagagagtagagaggagcaggatgggagagagaagaggagggggagaggggaaggagagaggaggggaaggagagaggaggggagagagaagagaagggggagaggagagtgggacaggggagagagaggccgttatagggagagaggaggtgtttGTTGTTATTATTGATATTGATTATTGTACTAAAATGTTGAGGGAGCTagcacacaagcatttagctgcaCCTTTTATACCAgctgggaagtgtgtgtgtgactaataataattattattatttgacagtTTGGGGTGTCTCACCCCTCCTTGTCTTCCAGGTCTCGGCCGCTGTAGTCAAAGCAGACGTCTACTCGTTCAGACAGAGCCCGCTCCACAATCCTGCTACCTCGATAGAAGAACGCCATGAATTCCTCCGAGTGGAGAAGCTGCATCTTCTCCTCTTCAGTCAGATCTTTGGGAGtgactacaaacacacacacgaataTCAGCTGTGGTGTAGGCAGGGCTAGCCAATTTACAGGTAAGAGGTTAAAGTCAGTCTCACCTTCTTCCTGCTTTTCCTCCTGATCAGCTTTCTCCTCCTTGGACTCCTCTGCTGGCTTGGGCTcagccatctcctcctcctcttcctcctccgctacaaacacccacacacacacaggttcaatATCATgctcacaacaacacaacatactTTTAAAAGTCTGTAAATTGCTGGTAACACAGAAAACACAAGGACTACCTGgtttggcctgtgtgtgtgtttgtgtgcaggtgGGGGTCTGTGTCTCCTTGGAGTAGGACACAGACTGTTTGGGTGGGAAATCCACCTGGGTCACCTTTGCCATGCCAAGCCTCAAACTACGCCTGGAGACACATACATAGTCAGGGAGACACATACAAACCTAAAAACACAGCCACAAGATTATACAGACTCTCTCATGCACGTACACACAAGGTCGGAGACTCTTCCACATCCAAATACACCATCAGAAAGACAAACACTCTACATGCGCTAGCAGACAGCAATGTGCATGATGCAAACATGTCCACCAAGGAAAGACCAGGACgaacagaagagaggagcagTACCCCAGCCAAGTAGGGAATATGTCTTagatagtaagagagagaggagcagtacCCCAGCCAAGTAGGGAATATGTCTTagatagtaagagagagaggagcagtacCCCAGCCAAGTAGGGAATATGTCTTagatagtaagagagagaggagcagtacCCCAGCCAAGTAGGGAATATGTCTTagatagtaagagagagaggagcagtacCCCAGTAGGTCGGAGTCAGAGTGCAGCTGTAGAGTAGAGGGGTCAGGATCCCAGTGTAACGTCCTGATACAGCCACAACGCACCACcggggagaagcagagagggggagagcaggagagaaaagTTAGATGAGAGAGAAgtagacagagaaggagagatggcgagagagaaaaagagaaaacaacagggagtgagagaggagtgggaagtgaaagagagaaagcagACAAGTCAGAATTTACAAACCTGTTGTTAATAAATACTGAGCCAGGAaatacactgaactaaaatataaacgcaacatgcaacaatttcaaagattttactgagttacagttcatatgggtaatcagtcaaattaaataaattaattaattaggccctaatctatggatttcacatgactgggaatccagatatgcatctgttggtcacagataccttaaaaaaagtaggggtgtggatcagaaaaccagtcagtatctggtgtgaccaacatttgcctcatgcagcgcgacacatctcatTCACAATGTTTACATCAGCATTACGCTTGTCCACACGAAGCCATACGCGctttctgccatctgcccggCACAGTT
This window encodes:
- the LOC139386935 gene encoding dynein, cytoplasmic 1, intermediate chain 2a-like isoform X4; amino-acid sequence: MADKQDKSELKAELERKKQRLAQIREEKKRKEEEKNKKKDGSDSKRGGEGGAAGAPDSSDLEKKRREAEALLQSMGIAPDITTVPAPMSPSAKSMCSETGSQDSGDGNSRRSLRLGMAKVTQVDFPPKQSVSYSKETQTPTCTQTHTQAKPAEEEEEEEMAEPKPAEESKEEKADQEEKQEEVTPKDLTEEEKMQLLHSEEFMAFFYRGSRIVERALSERVDVCFDYSGRDLEDKEGEMQAGAKMSLNRAFSDERWSKNRVVTCLDWSPQYPELLVASYNNNEDAPHEPDGVALVWNMKFKKATPEYTFHCQSAVMSAAFARFHPNLVVGGTYSGQIVLWDNRSNKRTPVQRTPLSASAHTHPVYCVNVVGTQNAHNLISISTDGKMCSWSLDMLSQPQDSLELVFKQSKAVAVTSMAFPLGDVNNFVVGSEDGSVYTACRHGSKAGISDVFEGHHGPVTGLSCHSAGGPVDFSHLFISASFDWTVKLWTTKSTRPLYSFEDSCDYVYDVMWSPTHPALFACVDGSGRLDLWNLNNDTEVPSASVCVNGSPALNRVRWAHSGREIATGDSDGQVLVYDVGEQICVPKADEWTRLVHTLVEINENRDEGEELAAQRLVA
- the LOC139386935 gene encoding dynein, cytoplasmic 1, intermediate chain 2a-like isoform X1, producing the protein MADKQDKSELKAELERKKQRLAQIREEKKRKEEEKNKKKDGSDSKRGGEGGAAGAPDSSDLEKKRREAEALLQSMGIAPDITTAQPLRVITEDTCLFHYLVPAPMSPSAKSMCSETGSQDSGDGNSRTLHWDPDPSTLQLHSDSDLLGRSLRLGMAKVTQVDFPPKQSVSYSKETQTPTCTQTHTQAKPAEEEEEEEMAEPKPAEESKEEKADQEEKQEEVTPKDLTEEEKMQLLHSEEFMAFFYRGSRIVERALSERVDVCFDYSGRDLEDKEGEMQAGAKMSLNRAFSDERWSKNRVVTCLDWSPQYPELLVASYNNNEDAPHEPDGVALVWNMKFKKATPEYTFHCQSAVMSAAFARFHPNLVVGGTYSGQIVLWDNRSNKRTPVQRTPLSASAHTHPVYCVNVVGTQNAHNLISISTDGKMCSWSLDMLSQPQDSLELVFKQSKAVAVTSMAFPLGDVNNFVVGSEDGSVYTACRHGSKAGISDVFEGHHGPVTGLSCHSAGGPVDFSHLFISASFDWTVKLWTTKSTRPLYSFEDSCDYVYDVMWSPTHPALFACVDGSGRLDLWNLNNDTEVPSASVCVNGSPALNRVRWAHSGREIATGDSDGQVLVYDVGEQICVPKADEWTRLVHTLVEINENRDEGEELAAQRLVA
- the LOC139386935 gene encoding cytoplasmic dynein 1 intermediate chain 2-like isoform X3, whose protein sequence is MADKQDKSELKAELERKKQRLAQIREEKKRKEEEKNKKKDGSDSKRGGEGGAAGAPDSSDLEKKRREAEALLQSMGIAPDITTAQPLRVITEDTCLFHYLVPAPMSPSAKSMCSETGSQDSGDGNSRRSLRLGMAKVTQVDFPPKQSVSYSKETQTPTCTQTHTQAKPAEEEEEEEMAEPKPAEESKEEKADQEEKQEEVTPKDLTEEEKMQLLHSEEFMAFFYRGSRIVERALSERVDVCFDYSGRDLEDKEGEMQAGAKMSLNRAFSDERWSKNRVVTCLDWSPQYPELLVASYNNNEDAPHEPDGVALVWNMKFKKATPEYTFHCQSAVMSAAFARFHPNLVVGGTYSGQIVLWDNRSNKRTPVQRTPLSASAHTHPVYCVNVVGTQNAHNLISISTDGKMCSWSLDMLSQPQDSLELVFKQSKAVAVTSMAFPLGDVNNFVVGSEDGSVYTACRHGSKAGISDVFEGHHGPVTGLSCHSAGGPVDFSHLFISASFDWTVKLWTTKSTRPLYSFEDSCDYVYDVMWSPTHPALFACVDGSGRLDLWNLNNDTEVPSASVCVNGSPALNRVRWAHSGREIATGDSDGQVLVYDVGEQICVPKADEWTRLVHTLVEINENRDEGEELAAQRLVA
- the LOC139386935 gene encoding dynein, cytoplasmic 1, intermediate chain 2a-like isoform X2, with the protein product MADKQDKSELKAELERKKQRLAQIREEKKRKEEEKNKKKDGSDSKRGGEGGAAGAPDSSDLEKKRREAEALLQSMGIAPDITTVPAPMSPSAKSMCSETGSQDSGDGNSRTLHWDPDPSTLQLHSDSDLLGRSLRLGMAKVTQVDFPPKQSVSYSKETQTPTCTQTHTQAKPAEEEEEEEMAEPKPAEESKEEKADQEEKQEEVTPKDLTEEEKMQLLHSEEFMAFFYRGSRIVERALSERVDVCFDYSGRDLEDKEGEMQAGAKMSLNRAFSDERWSKNRVVTCLDWSPQYPELLVASYNNNEDAPHEPDGVALVWNMKFKKATPEYTFHCQSAVMSAAFARFHPNLVVGGTYSGQIVLWDNRSNKRTPVQRTPLSASAHTHPVYCVNVVGTQNAHNLISISTDGKMCSWSLDMLSQPQDSLELVFKQSKAVAVTSMAFPLGDVNNFVVGSEDGSVYTACRHGSKAGISDVFEGHHGPVTGLSCHSAGGPVDFSHLFISASFDWTVKLWTTKSTRPLYSFEDSCDYVYDVMWSPTHPALFACVDGSGRLDLWNLNNDTEVPSASVCVNGSPALNRVRWAHSGREIATGDSDGQVLVYDVGEQICVPKADEWTRLVHTLVEINENRDEGEELAAQRLVA